One segment of Anopheles stephensi strain Indian chromosome 3, UCI_ANSTEP_V1.0, whole genome shotgun sequence DNA contains the following:
- the LOC118510437 gene encoding anion exchange protein 2 isoform X5: protein MSRRDNNVRKLSFLGFHTKETSNDDPNEVHLDDEIERVFGTTAEKERFELNRLQDEVILDNSPLKYDEAQRVPDSADRQMHQDTTSSASNTSNTAPTANNNTTISNKPSNTSAHSNESRKPPVSSPPTTAPTSPISFSSKSETTDTKPSTANNTTLADNTSNDFSETVHDEPVVDQGTVQGEQWDTSARRNVHFDKENKGAPIDGLPLEDTNEERRRRTERHHPHKSRKFSLQEYHPEWRRQSGTEGGPTGRRISVQPEDATLQEADIDELTSHRSDDPRALRRHKVSAQSGSSLVNINRKETPQLQHLLPSSKYKKMYDHSPHEVFVQLDELTGSGEDREWKETARWIKYEEDVEEGADRWGRPHVASLSFHSLLNLRRCLETGVVLMDLEEKDLPSVAYRVVEQMVVDELIHEDDKAVIMRALLLRHRHVNESSHGGFSFGPKRKYSSYTSLQSLSMRAEDGGNGEVIVGVRRLNSFVSPTQSYTLSPPSLHPNSVYGQSPNLSSRNHPPTPQPGPPKDRHARHTSNHGRCRRSGSQDSSSTATAATAASAATAAAAAAAAPVTLTTVTCAVGMRRNNSPLSLTVSVDDKKPRIVPAAEINGHGGHGETRININEETYTSSQEDIKMRTQKESILKRIPEGAEATTVLVGAVDFLEQPTIAFVRLAEGIPMPSITEVPIPVRFLFILLGPQKTELDYHEVGRSIATLMSNEHFHDIAYKADDRRELLSAINEFLDDSIVLPPGKWERQALLPFEELKAKSDMIRLRKKKALDEKIKSKQSQLLTSEEEKKLLASSGGDGGGDGKKPPKNPLEKTNRLWGGLINDIKRRYPMYKSDIMDGLNTETLAATIFMYFAALSTAITFGGLSSDKTHNLIGISETLVSASMVGLVFHLLAGQPLVIIGTTGPLLLFDEALNQFCISNDFNFLTVRVYVGCWLAVIALVVSAFEGSVYVRLFTRFTQEIFSALITLIYIVETVMKLVSVYKRHPLLAEYSYKNITEPQPLPMPYLEEGNGTTAAGLLAESLTTVVNATLGIPVDPDNLLIPEDGIGPRNRPNTALFCTILTLGTFSLAYYLKLFRNSHFLGRNARRALGDFGVPISIALFVLVDYMIPEVFTEKLSVPEGLSPSDETRRGWIIPLGGVPGWLPFVAGIPALLVYILIFMETHISELIVDKPERGLKKGSGLHMDIVLLCFLNTVCGFFGMPWHCAATVRSVTHVSAVTIMSRTHAPGDAPHITDVKEQRISGFFVSLMVGLSVTMAPILRLIPMSVLFGVFLYMGIASMSGVQFFERLRLYLMPVKHHPQVPFVRRVPTWKMHLFTFVQILALAMLWAVKSSPFSLAFPFFLIMMVPIRKQLESVFSPLELRALDGSQPNEGAEDEPDFYEQAPIPA from the exons ATGAGCCGCCGGGACAATAATGTGCGGAAACTGTCCTTCCTGGGATTCCACACCAAGGAG ACAAGCAATGATGACCCGAACGAGGTACATCTGGATGATGAAATCGAGCGCGTCTTCGGTACGACCGCCGAGAAGGAACGTTTCGAACTGAACCGCCTGCAGGACGAAGTCATCCTGGACAACTCGCCGCTCAAGTACGACGAAGCGCAACGCGTCCCGGACAGCGCGGACCGCCAAATGCATCAAGACACCACGTCGAGCGCCAGCAACACTAGCAACACCGCGCCAAccgccaacaacaacaccacgaTCAGCAACAAACCCAGCAACACCAGTGCGCACAGCAATGAGAGCCGCAAGCCGCCGGTATCATCACCGCCGACCACCGCCCCGACCAGCCCGATCTCGTTCTCGTCCAAGAGCGAGACGACGGACACGAAACCCTCGACGGCCAACAACACCACGCTAGCGGACAACACGTCGAACGATTTCAGCGAAACCGTACACGATGAGCCGGTGGTCGATCAGGGCACGGTCCAGGGTGAACAGTGG GATACGAGCGCAAGGAGAAACGTGCACTTTGACAAGGAAAACAAGGGCGCTCCGATCGATGGCCTACCGCTAGAGGACACCAACGAAGAGCGTCGTCGACGAACGGA ACGCCACCATCCGCACAAGTCGCGGAAGTTTTCGCTGCAGGAGTATCACCCGGAATGGCGACGGCAGAGCGGAACCGAGGGTGGTCCAACCGGGCGCCGAATCTCGGTCCAGCCGGAGGACGCCACGCTGCAAGAGGCCGACATCGACGAGCTGACGTCCCACCGGTCGGACGATCCGCGCGCGTTGCGCCGGCACAAGGTGAGCGCCCAGTCCGGATCGTCCCTGGTGAACATCAATCGGAAGGAGACGCCCCAGCTGCAGCATCTGCTACCGTCCAGCAAGTACAAGAAGATGTACGACCACAGCCCGCACGAGGTGTTTGTGCAGCTGGACGAGCTGACGGGCAGCGGGGAGGACCGGGAGTGGAAGGAGACGGCCCGCTGGATCAAGTACGAGGAGGACGTGGAGGAGGGTGCGGACCGGTGGGGCCGGCCGCACGTCGCTTCCCTATCGTTCCACTCGCTGCTGAATCTGCGCCGCTGCCTCGAGACGGGCGTCGTGCTGATGGACCTCGAGGAGAAGGATCTGCCCTCGGTGGCTTATCGAGTGGTCGAGCAG ATGGTGGTTGATGAGCTGATCCATGAGGATGATAAGGCGGTCATCATGCGGGCACTACTGCTGCGCCATCGGCACGTCAACGAAAGCTCGCACGGCGGGTTCTCGTTCGGTCCGAAGCGGAAGTACAGCAGCTACACGAGTCTTCAG TCACTGTCGATGCGTGCCGAGGACGGTGGCAATGGCGAGGTGATCGTAGGCGTTAGGCGATTGAATTCCTTCGTAAGCCCTACCCAGAGCTACACGCTCAGTCCGCCCTCGCTGCACCCGAACTCGGTGTACGGTCAGAGTCCGAACCTTTCCTCCCGCAACCATCCGCCGACACCGCAGCCGGGTCCTCCGAAGGACCGTCACGCAAGGCACACATCCAACCATGGCCGGTGCAGACGTTCCGGCAGCcaggacagcagcagcacggcaacGGCCGCAACAGCCGCTTCggccgcaacagcagcagcagcagcagcagcagcaccggtgACACTAACCACGGTCACCTGTGCCGTTGGTATGCGACGAAATAACTCACCTTTATCGCTGACAGTT AGTGTCGATGACAAGAAGCCTCGCATTGTGCCGGCGGCCGAAATCAACGGCCACGGTGGGCATGGTGAGACGAGGATCAACATCAACGAGGAAACGTACACCTCCTCCCAGGAAGACATCAAGATGCGCACGCAGAAGGAATCGATCCTGAAGCGCATTCCTGAGGGTGCCGAAGCGACGACGGTCCTCGTCGGCGCGGTAGACTTTCTCGAACAACCGACGATCGCTTTCGTGCGGTTGGCGGAAGGTATACCGATGCCGAGCATTACGGAAGTGCCGATCCCCGTACGCTTCCTGTTCATTCTGCTCGGCCCGCAGAAGACCGAGCTGGACTACCATGAGGTTGGTCGGTCGATCGCTACGCTCATGTCGAACGAGCATTTCCACGACATCGCCTACAAGGCGGACGATCGGCGCGAGCTGCTGTCCGCCATCAACGAGTTCCTGGACGATTCGATCGTGCTGCCGCCGGGCAAATGGGAACGCCAGGCGCTGCTTCCGTTCGAGGAACTTAAAGCGAAGAGTGACATGATCCGGTTGCGCAAGAAGAAAGCACTGGACGAGAAGATCAAGAGCAAACAGTCGCAGCTGCTGACGAGCGAGGAGGAGAAGAAGCTGCTGGCGTCGAGCGGTGGCGATGGTGGAGGCGATGGGAAGAAACCGCCAAAGAATCCGCTCGAAAAGACGAACCGTTTGTGGGGCGGGCTGATCAACGACATCAAGCGACGGTATCCGATGTACAAGAGTGACATCATGGACGGGCTCAACACGGAAACGCTGGCCGCGACTATCTTCATGTACTTTGCGGCCCTCTCGACGGCCATCACCTTTGGAGGATTGTCCTCCGACAAGACGCACAACTTGATTGGAATTTCGGAAACGCTTGTGTCGGCTTCGATGGTGGGCCTGGTGTTTCATCTTCTCGCCGGCCAGCCGTTGGTGATCATCGGCACCACCGGTCCTCTACTTCTGTTTGATGAGGCGCTGAATCAGTTCTGCATCTCGAACGACTTCAACTTCCTGACGGTACGGGTGTACGTTGGATGCTGGTTGGCGGTGATCGCACTGGTTGTGTCCGCGTTTGAGGGCAGCGTGTACGTGCGATTGTTTACGCGCTTCACCCAGGAAATCTTCTCGGCACTCATCACGCTGATCTACATCGTGGAAACTGTCATGAAGTTGGTGTCCGTGTACAAACGCCATCCACTGTTGGCGGAGTATTCGTACAAGAACATCACCGAGCCACAGCCGTTGCCGATGCCGTATCTGGAGGAAGGCAACGGTACCACAGCGGCTGGCCTGCTTGCCGAGAGTCTTACGACGGTGGTGAACGCAACGTTGGGAATTCCGGTCGATCCCGACAACCTGCTCATCCCGGAGGACGGTATTGGACCACGGAACCGGCCCAACACGGCACTGTTCTGTACCATCCTTACCCTCGGTACGTTCTCCTTGGCGTACTATCTGAAGCTGTTCCGCAACTCGCACTTCCTCGGCCGTAACGCGCGTCGTGCGCTGGGTGACTTTGGAGTACCGATCTCGATCGCGCTGTTTGTGCTGGTGGACTACATGATCCCGGAGGTGTTCACGGAGAAGCTGAGCGTGCCGGAGGGTCTCTCGCCGAGTGATGAAACACGCCGTGGATGGATCATTCCGCTCGGAGGCGTTCCTGGCTGGTTACCGTTCGTGGCCGGCATTCCCGCCCTGCTGGTGTACATTCTGATCTTCATGGAGACGCACATTTCCGAGCTGATTGTGGACAAGCCGGAGCGTGGCTTGAAGAAGGGTTCCGGGCTGCACATGGACATTGTGTTGCTGTGCTTCCTCAACACGGTCTGCGGGTTCTTCGGTATGCCGTGGCATTGTGCCGCCACTGTCCGTTCGGTGACGCACGTGTCAGCCGTCACCATTATGTCGAG AACTCATGCTCCAGGAGATGCGCCACACATTACGGACGTGAAGGAGCAAagaatttctggctttttcgTGTCGCTGATGGTGGGACTCTCGGTAACGATGGCTCCGATCTTGCGCTTGATCCCGATGTCAGTGTTGTTCGGAGTGTTCCTGTACATGGGCATAGCTTCCATGAGCGGAGTTCAGTTCTTTGAACG CTTGCGGTTGTACCTAATGCCCGTGAAGCATCATCCCCAAGTGCCGTTCGTGCGGCGAGTACCGACATGGAAGATGCATCTGTTCACCTTCGTGCAGATACTGGCACTGGCCATGCTGTGGGCCGTCAAATCGTCTCCCTTCTCGCTGGCATTCCCCTTCTTCCTGATCATGATGGTACCGATTCGGAAGCAGCTGGAAAGTGTCTTTTCTCCGCTGGAGTTGCGTGCG CTTGACGGCAGTCAACCGAACGAAGGTGCAGAGGATGAACCCGATTTCTACGAACAGGCTCCAATTCCTGCTTAA
- the LOC118510437 gene encoding band 3 anion transport protein isoform X9, whose product MNRFLTIAAADRAFRSPISWNARDQYREITSNDDPNEVHLDDEIERVFGTTAEKERFELNRLQDEVILDNSPLKYDEAQRVPDSADRQMHQDTTSSASNTSNTAPTANNNTTISNKPSNTSAHSNESRKPPVSSPPTTAPTSPISFSSKSETTDTKPSTANNTTLADNTSNDFSETVHDEPVVDQGTVQGEQWDTSARRNVHFDKENKGAPIDGLPLEDTNEERRRRTEKLLQSKPVRSKRRHHPHKSRKFSLQEYHPEWRRQSGTEGGPTGRRISVQPEDATLQEADIDELTSHRSDDPRALRRHKVSAQSGSSLVNINRKETPQLQHLLPSSKYKKMYDHSPHEVFVQLDELTGSGEDREWKETARWIKYEEDVEEGADRWGRPHVASLSFHSLLNLRRCLETGVVLMDLEEKDLPSVAYRVVEQMVVDELIHEDDKAVIMRALLLRHRHVNESSHGGFSFGPKRKYSSYTSLQSVDDKKPRIVPAAEINGHGGHGETRININEETYTSSQEDIKMRTQKESILKRIPEGAEATTVLVGAVDFLEQPTIAFVRLAEGIPMPSITEVPIPVRFLFILLGPQKTELDYHEVGRSIATLMSNEHFHDIAYKADDRRELLSAINEFLDDSIVLPPGKWERQALLPFEELKAKSDMIRLRKKKALDEKIKSKQSQLLTSEEEKKLLASSGGDGGGDGKKPPKNPLEKTNRLWGGLINDIKRRYPMYKSDIMDGLNTETLAATIFMYFAALSTAITFGGLSSDKTHNLIGISETLVSASMVGLVFHLLAGQPLVIIGTTGPLLLFDEALNQFCISNDFNFLTVRVYVGCWLAVIALVVSAFEGSVYVRLFTRFTQEIFSALITLIYIVETVMKLVSVYKRHPLLAEYSYKNITEPQPLPMPYLEEGNGTTAAGLLAESLTTVVNATLGIPVDPDNLLIPEDGIGPRNRPNTALFCTILTLGTFSLAYYLKLFRNSHFLGRNARRALGDFGVPISIALFVLVDYMIPEVFTEKLSVPEGLSPSDETRRGWIIPLGGVPGWLPFVAGIPALLVYILIFMETHISELIVDKPERGLKKGSGLHMDIVLLCFLNTVCGFFGMPWHCAATVRSVTHVSAVTIMSRTHAPGDAPHITDVKEQRISGFFVSLMVGLSVTMAPILRLIPMSVLFGVFLYMGIASMSGVQFFERLRLYLMPVKHHPQVPFVRRVPTWKMHLFTFVQILALAMLWAVKSSPFSLAFPFFLIMMVPIRKQLESVFSPLELRALDGSQPNEGAEDEPDFYEQAPIPA is encoded by the exons ATGAACCGTTTTCTAACGATTGCTGCCGCCGACCGGGCCTTCCGAAGCCCCATATCCTGGAACGCGCGAGACCAGTACCGTGAGATT ACAAGCAATGATGACCCGAACGAGGTACATCTGGATGATGAAATCGAGCGCGTCTTCGGTACGACCGCCGAGAAGGAACGTTTCGAACTGAACCGCCTGCAGGACGAAGTCATCCTGGACAACTCGCCGCTCAAGTACGACGAAGCGCAACGCGTCCCGGACAGCGCGGACCGCCAAATGCATCAAGACACCACGTCGAGCGCCAGCAACACTAGCAACACCGCGCCAAccgccaacaacaacaccacgaTCAGCAACAAACCCAGCAACACCAGTGCGCACAGCAATGAGAGCCGCAAGCCGCCGGTATCATCACCGCCGACCACCGCCCCGACCAGCCCGATCTCGTTCTCGTCCAAGAGCGAGACGACGGACACGAAACCCTCGACGGCCAACAACACCACGCTAGCGGACAACACGTCGAACGATTTCAGCGAAACCGTACACGATGAGCCGGTGGTCGATCAGGGCACGGTCCAGGGTGAACAGTGG GATACGAGCGCAAGGAGAAACGTGCACTTTGACAAGGAAAACAAGGGCGCTCCGATCGATGGCCTACCGCTAGAGGACACCAACGAAGAGCGTCGTCGACGAACGGA GAAACTACTGCAAAGCAAACCCGTCCGTAGCAAAAG ACGCCACCATCCGCACAAGTCGCGGAAGTTTTCGCTGCAGGAGTATCACCCGGAATGGCGACGGCAGAGCGGAACCGAGGGTGGTCCAACCGGGCGCCGAATCTCGGTCCAGCCGGAGGACGCCACGCTGCAAGAGGCCGACATCGACGAGCTGACGTCCCACCGGTCGGACGATCCGCGCGCGTTGCGCCGGCACAAGGTGAGCGCCCAGTCCGGATCGTCCCTGGTGAACATCAATCGGAAGGAGACGCCCCAGCTGCAGCATCTGCTACCGTCCAGCAAGTACAAGAAGATGTACGACCACAGCCCGCACGAGGTGTTTGTGCAGCTGGACGAGCTGACGGGCAGCGGGGAGGACCGGGAGTGGAAGGAGACGGCCCGCTGGATCAAGTACGAGGAGGACGTGGAGGAGGGTGCGGACCGGTGGGGCCGGCCGCACGTCGCTTCCCTATCGTTCCACTCGCTGCTGAATCTGCGCCGCTGCCTCGAGACGGGCGTCGTGCTGATGGACCTCGAGGAGAAGGATCTGCCCTCGGTGGCTTATCGAGTGGTCGAGCAG ATGGTGGTTGATGAGCTGATCCATGAGGATGATAAGGCGGTCATCATGCGGGCACTACTGCTGCGCCATCGGCACGTCAACGAAAGCTCGCACGGCGGGTTCTCGTTCGGTCCGAAGCGGAAGTACAGCAGCTACACGAGTCTTCAG AGTGTCGATGACAAGAAGCCTCGCATTGTGCCGGCGGCCGAAATCAACGGCCACGGTGGGCATGGTGAGACGAGGATCAACATCAACGAGGAAACGTACACCTCCTCCCAGGAAGACATCAAGATGCGCACGCAGAAGGAATCGATCCTGAAGCGCATTCCTGAGGGTGCCGAAGCGACGACGGTCCTCGTCGGCGCGGTAGACTTTCTCGAACAACCGACGATCGCTTTCGTGCGGTTGGCGGAAGGTATACCGATGCCGAGCATTACGGAAGTGCCGATCCCCGTACGCTTCCTGTTCATTCTGCTCGGCCCGCAGAAGACCGAGCTGGACTACCATGAGGTTGGTCGGTCGATCGCTACGCTCATGTCGAACGAGCATTTCCACGACATCGCCTACAAGGCGGACGATCGGCGCGAGCTGCTGTCCGCCATCAACGAGTTCCTGGACGATTCGATCGTGCTGCCGCCGGGCAAATGGGAACGCCAGGCGCTGCTTCCGTTCGAGGAACTTAAAGCGAAGAGTGACATGATCCGGTTGCGCAAGAAGAAAGCACTGGACGAGAAGATCAAGAGCAAACAGTCGCAGCTGCTGACGAGCGAGGAGGAGAAGAAGCTGCTGGCGTCGAGCGGTGGCGATGGTGGAGGCGATGGGAAGAAACCGCCAAAGAATCCGCTCGAAAAGACGAACCGTTTGTGGGGCGGGCTGATCAACGACATCAAGCGACGGTATCCGATGTACAAGAGTGACATCATGGACGGGCTCAACACGGAAACGCTGGCCGCGACTATCTTCATGTACTTTGCGGCCCTCTCGACGGCCATCACCTTTGGAGGATTGTCCTCCGACAAGACGCACAACTTGATTGGAATTTCGGAAACGCTTGTGTCGGCTTCGATGGTGGGCCTGGTGTTTCATCTTCTCGCCGGCCAGCCGTTGGTGATCATCGGCACCACCGGTCCTCTACTTCTGTTTGATGAGGCGCTGAATCAGTTCTGCATCTCGAACGACTTCAACTTCCTGACGGTACGGGTGTACGTTGGATGCTGGTTGGCGGTGATCGCACTGGTTGTGTCCGCGTTTGAGGGCAGCGTGTACGTGCGATTGTTTACGCGCTTCACCCAGGAAATCTTCTCGGCACTCATCACGCTGATCTACATCGTGGAAACTGTCATGAAGTTGGTGTCCGTGTACAAACGCCATCCACTGTTGGCGGAGTATTCGTACAAGAACATCACCGAGCCACAGCCGTTGCCGATGCCGTATCTGGAGGAAGGCAACGGTACCACAGCGGCTGGCCTGCTTGCCGAGAGTCTTACGACGGTGGTGAACGCAACGTTGGGAATTCCGGTCGATCCCGACAACCTGCTCATCCCGGAGGACGGTATTGGACCACGGAACCGGCCCAACACGGCACTGTTCTGTACCATCCTTACCCTCGGTACGTTCTCCTTGGCGTACTATCTGAAGCTGTTCCGCAACTCGCACTTCCTCGGCCGTAACGCGCGTCGTGCGCTGGGTGACTTTGGAGTACCGATCTCGATCGCGCTGTTTGTGCTGGTGGACTACATGATCCCGGAGGTGTTCACGGAGAAGCTGAGCGTGCCGGAGGGTCTCTCGCCGAGTGATGAAACACGCCGTGGATGGATCATTCCGCTCGGAGGCGTTCCTGGCTGGTTACCGTTCGTGGCCGGCATTCCCGCCCTGCTGGTGTACATTCTGATCTTCATGGAGACGCACATTTCCGAGCTGATTGTGGACAAGCCGGAGCGTGGCTTGAAGAAGGGTTCCGGGCTGCACATGGACATTGTGTTGCTGTGCTTCCTCAACACGGTCTGCGGGTTCTTCGGTATGCCGTGGCATTGTGCCGCCACTGTCCGTTCGGTGACGCACGTGTCAGCCGTCACCATTATGTCGAG AACTCATGCTCCAGGAGATGCGCCACACATTACGGACGTGAAGGAGCAAagaatttctggctttttcgTGTCGCTGATGGTGGGACTCTCGGTAACGATGGCTCCGATCTTGCGCTTGATCCCGATGTCAGTGTTGTTCGGAGTGTTCCTGTACATGGGCATAGCTTCCATGAGCGGAGTTCAGTTCTTTGAACG CTTGCGGTTGTACCTAATGCCCGTGAAGCATCATCCCCAAGTGCCGTTCGTGCGGCGAGTACCGACATGGAAGATGCATCTGTTCACCTTCGTGCAGATACTGGCACTGGCCATGCTGTGGGCCGTCAAATCGTCTCCCTTCTCGCTGGCATTCCCCTTCTTCCTGATCATGATGGTACCGATTCGGAAGCAGCTGGAAAGTGTCTTTTCTCCGCTGGAGTTGCGTGCG CTTGACGGCAGTCAACCGAACGAAGGTGCAGAGGATGAACCCGATTTCTACGAACAGGCTCCAATTCCTGCTTAA